The segment ATCACCCCAACACCGCGGCGACCATGGGCAACCTCGCGATCGTGCTCGAGCAGGAGGGGCGTTACACCGAGGCCGAAAAGCTCTACCAGCGCGTCCTGGAGGTCTATGAGAAGGTCTATGGCCCGAACCATCCGACCACGGCGATCGGCCTCTACAATCTCGCCGACGTCTATGTCGATCAGGGCAAGGTCGAGGCCGCGGTGGGATTGCAGCAGCGCGTGCTTGCGATCTACGAGAAGAGCGCCGGCGCCGACAGCCCCGATGTCGGGCGCGCCCTGAACAATCTCGCCAACAGCTATGCGAGCCTCGGGCGCTATGACGAGGCGATCGATCTGTTTCGGCGCGCGCTCGCGATCATGGAGCACAAGTTCGGTCAGGGCAGCGGGCCGACCGCAGTGGCGGCGGAGTCGCTGGGGCGCGGTCTGACCGATGCCGGACATCTCGACGAGGCCGCGCAATATCTCGGCCAGGCGCTCGAGATCAACCGGCGCATGCTCGGCGAGACCCATCCCGAGCTCATCAAGTCGCTTGGCAATCTCGGCTTTCTCGAGCTGAAGCGGGACCACGCGGTCGAAGCGCGACGCCTGTTCGATCAGGCGCTCCGGATCGCGCAGGACCGGTTGGGGCCGCGCCATCACGACACCGTCGCGGCCATCGTTCACCTCGGCAATCTCGACACGCATGAGGGAAAATGGGCCGATGCATTGGTGCGGTTGAGACAGGCATCGGCCGTGTTCAACACCGAGCGCAATCCGCAATTCACCCGCTTCGTCGAGCTTGATCCGCTCCTGATCGAGGCGATCTGGCGCGTCACGGACGGCCATCCGGACGATGCGGCGAAGGATGAGGCATTTGGCGCCCTCCAACGGGCCCACGAGACCAAGGCAGGCGCGGCGCTGGCGCAGATGGCGGCGCGATTTGGCGCCGGCAATGACGCCATCGCGGTGCTGCTGCGGCGCCAGCAGGACCTGAAGGCGAGCCTCGAGGCGCTCGACAAGCGTGTCACGACCGAGCTTGGCCAGCCTGAGGGCAAGCGCAACGATGCGCTGATCGGCAGCCTCCGCGCGGAATTGGCGCGGACGCAGAAATCCTATGACGACGTCACGGCGCAGCTCGAGCGCGGCTTCCCGGCCTATGCCGAATTGTCGAGCCCGCAGCCGCTGTCGATCGCGCAGGCGCGAGAGCTGTTGAAGCCGGACGAAGCGCTGGTGGCGTTCATCGCATGGTATAACGAGGTCTTCGCCGTCGCGGTGACGCGCGAGACGAGCGCGCTGCGGAAGATCGCGCTCAACAGCAAGCAGATCAGCGACCGGGTGGCGCATCTGCGGACCAGCCTTGCCAACCCGGAGACGCGCGCGACGTTCGATCTCGACGCTTCGTTTGATCTCTATAGTGCGCTGTTCGGTCCGATCAGCGCAGACATCGCCGGCAAGCCGAAGCTGCTGGTGGTCCCGGCCGATGCGCTGACCAGCCTGCCGTTCCACGTGCTGGTGACGAAGAAGCCCGATCCCGCATTGGCTGCCGATGAGCGCTACCGGCAGGCGGCCTGGCTGCTCAACGAGCGCGCGATCACGGTGCTGCCGTCGGTGCCCAGTCTGCGCGCATTGCGCCGCCTGGCCAGGGAATCGCATGCGACGAAGCCGTTCATCGGATTTGGCGATCCGGTGTTCCAGCGCACATCCCCGGACAAGCCGGCGGGCACCGGGCGCAACGTGCGGCCGTATCAGGACTACTATCAGGGCTCCACCGTCGATCTCGAACGCCTGCGCACAGGCCTGCCTGCGCTGCCGGAGACCGCGGGCGAGCTTCAGGCCGTGGCGCGTGCGCTCGGCGCTTCGCCGCAGGACGACGTCAAGCTCGGCCCGGCCGCCACGGTTACCAATGTCGGCACGCTGCCGCTGGATCAGTACCGCGTCGTCGATTTCGCTACCCACGGCCTTGTCGCCGGCGAGGTCAACGGCCTCAGTGAGCCTGCGCTGGTGCTGACACTGCCGGACCGGCCGACCAGCGAAGACGACGGCCTGCTCACCGCAAGCCGGATCGCCAAGCTCAAGCTCGACGCGGATTGGGCGGTGCTGTCCGCCTGCAACACGGCCGCCGGCGACAAACCCGGCGCGGAAGGCCTGTCGGGCCTCGCGCGCGCGTTCTTCTATGCCGGCGCGCGGGCGCTGCTGGTCTCGCACTGGCCGGTCGATTCCGATGCGGCCGTGCGGCTGACCACGGGCGCGTTCTCCGAGCTGACCGCGCATCCCGGCATCGGCCGCGCCGAAGCGCTGCGGCGGTCGATGAAAGCGCTGATCGCCGATCGCTCGTCGCCACGGAACGCCGATCCGGCCGTCTGGGCGCCGTTCGTGCTGGTCGGCGAGGGCGGTTGACGGCGGCCGAAGAAAGCCGAAACTGGCCCGCAAAAGAAGAAGTGGTTCCGGGAGGAATTTGAGATGCGGTTGATCCTCATCGCGACGATGGCGGTTCTCATGGTCGGACAGGCGGCAGCCAGGGACGTGTTGTCGGGCGCGAGCCTCTATGACGATGTGGCGCGCTACGCCTCCTTCGGCCTGCATCGCTTCGGCACGCCCGGCGATCGCGCCACCGCCGACTGGATCGCCACTGAGCTTGGCGCCGCCGGCTTCGCGATCAAATTCCAGCCCGTCGTGCTCGGCCGGCAATATGTTGTTGAGCGAGCGACCGCGGACGCCGCCGGCACGACGGTCGAGGCGACGCCGTTCTGGTGGCCGCCGGAGGACAAGGCCAGCTTCCAGCTGTCCGCGCCGCTTGCGCGCGATGGCGACGTCGCTGGCAAAATCCTCATGGTCGATCTGCCCTTTGATCGCGGCGCCTATCTCGGTCCCGGCCATCGCGCGGCGATCGCGGAAGCGGCAGCGAAGAAGCCGGCTGCGATTTTGCTGATGATCGGCAACCCCGCCGACGATCGTTTTGCCTACAACGTCACACAGGAGGATGCGCCCTGGCCGGTGCCGGTGATGGTGGTCGGCGCCAGGGCACGCGGCACATTCGAACGCGCGCTTGCCTCAGGCGCGCCGGCGACGTTCGACGTCGCCGGTCACTACGAGCGCAACGTCGCCGGCCGCAACGTCATCGCCGAGATCGGCGCCGGCCGCGCGCCGACCGTCGTCGTCTCCACGCCGATGACGGGCTGGTACAGCTGCGTCTGCGAGCGCGGCCCTGGCATCGCCAATTTCCTCGCGCTGGCGCGCACGGCGGCCGCGGAAAAATGGCCGGCGCATTTCGTCTTCATCGCCACCGCCGGTCACGAGATCGGGCATGGCGGCATGGAGCTGTTCTTGAAAGATGGCGCGCCGGCGCCAAAGGAGACGCTGGCCTGGATTCATTTCGGCTCGTCGAACGCCTGCTACGCCTTTGCGGAAGGCACCCGCACCGAGCGGCCCGAGCAGGAGCGCTATCTCGTGCTGAGCAAATCAGCCGTCAAGCTGACCGACGAGGCCTTTGCCAAGGTCGACGCAAAGCGACTGGTGACGGAGAAGCAGGCGGTCGGTGAGCTCCGCGACGTGCATGCGGCGGGCTACGCCAACTTCCTCGGCATGGCCGGCCGCCATCAAACTTTCCACACGCCGGCGGACGATCTCGGTGCGACTGGGCCCGAAATCCTCGAGCCGGTCGCCCGCGCCTTCGTCGATGCTGCGCGAAAGATCGTCGAACGCGGCGACGCCGCGTTCAGATAAGCATGATGGAGTTAAGTTCGATCGGCTGTCCAGGTGTCACCTCTCCCTTCGGGAGAGGTGTTCGGAGTTCTTGGCCGGCATCGATTTAACCTAACCAAAATTCCGCGTTTAGCCTCAGTTCTGATAGTAGTAATTGCGCGGCTGATAATACTGCCGGGGCTGCTGCTGATAGTAGCCCTGCTGGCCATAGCCCTGGTCGTAAGAGGGCTGCGGTTGCGGCAGCTGCTGGTAGACCTGCGTGCCATAGGGGCGGTTGATCGGGCGTGGTGCCGGATAGCGCGCGCCGGTGTCGCTGCCGTCGGCCGGATAGATGTAATTGTCGTCCTGCGGCATGTAGCGGCGGGCGGGCTGGACCGGC is part of the Bradyrhizobium commune genome and harbors:
- a CDS encoding CHAT domain-containing tetratricopeptide repeat protein, with the protein product MSRARLFAAFLILVLLPFRAIAQRGNDFDSLLAQMNAATQEGRWADGLAAAQKLDVLVRRRQGADNMNYAGVLHNEGMFLHNLGRYPEAIDKLNAALAIKLRNNDVASVLRTSNILVGALGVLERRAEATTVAERALALGTSAFGANDVRLSDTLAALGGLARDKENYQEAAGYFERVLANLRAANAPPVDLANAMDNLGDTYGRLGRFDDGERLLKQAIDLLDRSYGQNAQAAPNYDEIFNNLGSLYKDAGRFAEAEAAMRRSLAIVRARSGEDHPNTAATMGNLAIVLEQEGRYTEAEKLYQRVLEVYEKVYGPNHPTTAIGLYNLADVYVDQGKVEAAVGLQQRVLAIYEKSAGADSPDVGRALNNLANSYASLGRYDEAIDLFRRALAIMEHKFGQGSGPTAVAAESLGRGLTDAGHLDEAAQYLGQALEINRRMLGETHPELIKSLGNLGFLELKRDHAVEARRLFDQALRIAQDRLGPRHHDTVAAIVHLGNLDTHEGKWADALVRLRQASAVFNTERNPQFTRFVELDPLLIEAIWRVTDGHPDDAAKDEAFGALQRAHETKAGAALAQMAARFGAGNDAIAVLLRRQQDLKASLEALDKRVTTELGQPEGKRNDALIGSLRAELARTQKSYDDVTAQLERGFPAYAELSSPQPLSIAQARELLKPDEALVAFIAWYNEVFAVAVTRETSALRKIALNSKQISDRVAHLRTSLANPETRATFDLDASFDLYSALFGPISADIAGKPKLLVVPADALTSLPFHVLVTKKPDPALAADERYRQAAWLLNERAITVLPSVPSLRALRRLARESHATKPFIGFGDPVFQRTSPDKPAGTGRNVRPYQDYYQGSTVDLERLRTGLPALPETAGELQAVARALGASPQDDVKLGPAATVTNVGTLPLDQYRVVDFATHGLVAGEVNGLSEPALVLTLPDRPTSEDDGLLTASRIAKLKLDADWAVLSACNTAAGDKPGAEGLSGLARAFFYAGARALLVSHWPVDSDAAVRLTTGAFSELTAHPGIGRAEALRRSMKALIADRSSPRNADPAVWAPFVLVGEGG